One Nostoc punctiforme PCC 73102 DNA window includes the following coding sequences:
- a CDS encoding cyclic nucleotide-binding domain-containing protein has translation MTEVLLKELTNSDIDWILATGQREEITAGTILIRQGTPVDALYILLDGALSVSVAQADDNPIGRAFAALEGGELSGREVALLANGEVVGEMPFLASYQSSTTVKAARKSLVLMIPQQQLIQKLQEDVTFAAHFYRAIAVLLSHRLEQMIGQIGQSTVVLFQPQIREILFTFAELNDSDIGWMIVAGNAMRLPAGTVLFQAGRPVDALYILLDGKMVASVAEDTSNPLTRAFSTLEQTDHIEREFARLSRGDIVGETPFVEASPPAMTIRAVEDATVLSIPRWRLSAKLLHDVGFAARFYRVLAILLADKQQGIINSLGYGRINYSSGKSLDERLTYEDELSSSFLAQVTLAGTRFDWMLKQIRGN, from the coding sequence ATGACAGAAGTTCTACTTAAGGAACTGACAAATAGCGATATTGACTGGATATTGGCAACGGGTCAAAGAGAAGAAATTACTGCTGGTACGATTCTCATCCGCCAAGGAACACCTGTTGATGCTCTCTACATTCTGCTTGATGGTGCATTAAGCGTTTCTGTCGCTCAGGCTGACGATAATCCCATTGGTCGGGCATTTGCCGCCCTTGAAGGTGGCGAACTGTCAGGACGAGAGGTTGCACTGCTGGCAAATGGTGAAGTTGTAGGAGAAATGCCTTTTTTAGCCTCCTACCAGTCTTCAACTACAGTCAAAGCCGCTAGAAAGTCGCTTGTGTTGATGATTCCTCAGCAGCAGTTGATTCAAAAATTGCAGGAAGATGTCACATTTGCTGCCCATTTTTATCGAGCGATCGCAGTTCTACTTTCTCACCGATTAGAGCAGATGATCGGTCAAATTGGCCAAAGCACAGTCGTGCTTTTTCAGCCCCAAATTCGAGAAATCTTATTTACATTTGCAGAATTAAATGATAGCGATATTGGTTGGATGATTGTTGCAGGAAATGCTATGAGACTTCCTGCGGGAACGGTGTTGTTTCAAGCCGGAAGACCTGTTGATGCTCTCTATATCTTATTAGATGGCAAGATGGTGGCTTCCGTTGCTGAAGATACAAGCAATCCTCTCACCCGCGCCTTTTCAACTTTAGAACAGACAGATCATATCGAACGGGAGTTTGCAAGATTATCGCGGGGTGACATAGTTGGCGAAACGCCCTTTGTCGAAGCCAGCCCACCTGCGATGACAATTCGGGCGGTTGAGGATGCAACTGTGTTATCGATTCCCAGATGGCGACTTTCTGCCAAATTGTTACACGATGTGGGTTTTGCTGCCCGATTTTATCGAGTATTAGCGATTTTGTTAGCAGATAAACAGCAAGGAATCATCAATAGTCTGGGTTACGGCAGGATTAACTATAGCTCAGGTAAATCTTTAGATGAACGCTTGACTTATGAAGATGAACTGAGTTCGAGCTTTTTGGCTCAAGTGACATTGGCTGGGACTCGATTTGATTGGATGCTGAAGCAGATTCGCGGGAATTAG